In Leishmania major strain Friedlin complete genome, chromosome 34, the following proteins share a genomic window:
- a CDS encoding putative GTP-binding protein yields MKLCGVRGSGVSLMRSSNFPCFRAAHNGGAPTATRHQSLCGRCLDSHMGAGKRWCFRPLLAEPRRYGSASSASTTDAATAPVHGEDLYVSHYAIPEDARRLVGTPQLLPRNPAEEVAFKKNLIRSFPQACIRNVSVVAHVDHGKTTLSDAMLRFSNLLPADGATGTFTDRLKVEKERGITIKAQTCSVLLTVRETGTQYLVNLIDTPGHVDFQYEVSRSLCASEGAALLVDVRQGVEAQTMAQFYAALEQNLTILPVLTKMDNVMSDAEVEKTLLQLEDSTGLLSREVILTSAKSKQGIEQLFQQIIDKVPPPRGREGFSDMKQLPAMHPDSADRKKVEKELVPLRALLFDCWTSESSGMTDGAASAPVSTVSSVSSGTTAASGGQSVAKDGIYGLIRVMDGTVTPGTTVTFFHSGKKHEVREVGIIHPTLHPTAALTAGMVGFVFFPGLLKKDVFIGDTLCTLPTRKHTMRVVATGPPETASRTKPATAAETASSDDASGSSGSSVVEPIPGFKTVQPVVFAGFYPDEGVYITQLREAVDLLCVNDPSVTVEQLQCPALGPGLQLGFLGFLHMQVFKERLLMEFGQTVLVTPPQVQYMYVEQHGDPDDPAQRKPVSVSNWRWPHEGVGAYLEPFITATVLTPSEYLNEINSAALSAFRGEMQEMRVIDGARTLVRYRMPLADLARGFFSTVKSSSHGYATLEYDDPTYMTADLVKMDIVINKAHISALSTICLRHEATTHARRIIGSLKENLLRSSVDLPLQALVGSKIIARETVKAYRKDVTAKIHAGDISRKQKKWNDQKKGKERMARRSVGTVTLDQSVLAAALGATTAR; encoded by the coding sequence ATGAAGttgtgcggcgtgcgcggcagcggtgtctCGCTCATGCGGTCTTCCAATTTTCCGTGTTTTCGGGCTGCCCACAATGGTGGCGCGCCCACGGCAACGCGACATCAAAGTCTCTGTGGACGGTGCCTCGACTCCCACATGGGCGCTGGCAAACGATGGTGCTTTAGGCCCCTGCTTGCGGAGCCCCGAAGGTACGGCAGCGCTTCTTCCGCTTCCACAACCGACGCTGCCACCGCACCGGTGCACGGGGAGGACCTATACGTGTCTCACTATGCCATTCCAGAAGACGCACGTCGCCTTGTCGGCACACCGCAGTTGCTGCCACGGAATCCCGCAGAGGAAGTTGCCTTCAAGAAAAACCTAATCAGGAGCTTCCCGCAGGCATGCATCCGCAACGTGAGTGTAGTGGCGCACGTGGACCACGGCAAGACGACGCTCTCCGACGCCATGCTTCGTTTCTCGAATCTGCTGCCGGCAGACGGGGCCACCGGCACCTTTACCGATCGCCTCAAGGTGGAGAAAGAGCGTGGCATCACCATCAAAGCACAGACATGCAGCGTGCTCCTCACGGTGCGTGAGACGGGCACACAGTACCTCGTGAACCTGATCGACACTCCCGGGCACGTGGACTTTCAGTACGAAGTATCGCGTAGCCTCTGCGCCTCCGAgggtgcagcgctgctggtggaCGTCCGGCAAGGGGTGGAGGCACAGACCATGGCACAGTTTTACGCGGCACTTGAACAAAACCTCACCATCTTGCCGGTGCTGACGAAGATGGACAACGTAATGAGCGACGCTgaggtggagaagacgcTACTGCAGCTGGAGGATAGCACCGGGCTGCTCAGCCGCGAAGTTATTCTGACGAGCGCGAAGAGTAAGCAGGGTATCGAGCAGCTCTTCCAGCAGATCATTGACAAAGTACCGCCCCCACGTGGTCGTGAAGGCTTCTCTGACATGAAGCAGCTTCCAGCCATGCACCCCGACAGTGCTGATCGGAAGAAGGTGGAGAAAgagctggtgccgctgcgcgctcTGCTCTTCGACTGCTGGACTTCCGAGAGCAGTGGCATGACTGATGGtgctgcatcagcgccgGTGAGCACGGTTTCGTCGGTCTCTTCGGGAAcgaccgccgcctccggTGGCCAATCTGTGGCGAAGGACGGCATCTACGGCCTCATTCGTGTCATGGATGGCACCGTCACCCCAGGCACTACCGTCACCTTCTTCCACTCGGGAAAGAAGcacgaggtgcgcgaggtaGGCATCATCCATCCCACTCTCCACCCGACCGCGGCCCTCACGGCTGGCATGGTCGGCTTCGTGTTCTTCCCTGGCCTGCTCAAGAAAGACGTTTTCATCGGCGACACCCTCTGTACACTGCCGACGCGAAAGCACACGATGCGAGTGGTGGCGACAGGGCCCCCCGAGACCGCGTCGCGCACGAAAcccgccacggcagcagagacagcgagcagcgacgacgcgaGCGGCAGTAGCGGCTCATCTGTAGTAGAGCCGATCCCTGGCTTCAAGACGGTGCAGCCCGTCGTCTTCGCTGGCTTCTACCCCGACGAAGGCGTCTACATCACACAACTGCGCGAGGCAGTGGATCTCCTGTGCGTCAATGACCCCTCCGTCACAGTGGAGCAGCTTCAGTGCCCAGCGCTCGGCCCCGGGCTGCAGCTGGGCTTTCTCGGCTTCCTCCACATGCAAGTCTTCAAGGAGCGGCTGCTCATGGAGTTTGGACAGACAGTGCTcgtcacgccgccgcaggtgcAGTACATGTACgtggagcagcacggcgATCCCGACGACCCGGCGCAGCGGAAGCCTGTCTCCGTCAGCAACTGGCGGTGGCCGCACGAAGGCGTCGGGGCGTACCTCGAGCCATTCATCACAGCAACGGTCCTGACGCCAAGCGAGTACCTCAACGAGATCAACAGCGCTGCGCTCAGCGCCTTTCGAGGCGAGATGCAGGAGATGCGTGTGATCGATGGCGCCCGCACTCTGGTGCGGTATCGTATGCCATTGGCAGACCTCGCCCGCGGCTTCTTCTCGACGGTGAAGAGCAGCTCGCACGGGTACGCGACGCTGGAGTACGACGATCCCACCTACATGACCGCCGACCTGGTGAAGATGGACATTGTCATCAACAAGGCACACATCTCCGCGCTGTCGACGATTTGCCTGCGCCACGAAGCCACCACGCACGCCCGGCGCATCATCGGCTCCCTCAAGGAGAACCTGCTCCGCTCCTCCGTCGACCTGCCACTGCAGGCACTGGTGGGGAGCAAGATCATTGCCCGAGAGACCGTCAAGGCGTACCGCAAGGACGTCACCGCAAAGATACACGCCGGTGACATTTCACGCAAGCAGAAGAAGTGGAATGACCAGAAAAAGGGCAAGGAACGTATGGCTCGCCGGAGTGTCGGCACCGTAACGCTGGACCAAAGCGTGCTTGCGGCTGCCCTGGGGGCAACCACTGCACGGTAG
- a CDS encoding putative enoyl-[acyl-carrier-protein] reductase, with protein MQANRVTSLFGVQYPIVQGGMVWCSGWRLASAVSNAGGLGLVGAGSMNFDIFQHHVRRCKEASKKPFGVNVPLSRDMAQYMDFIIEEKVPIVFTSAGSPKLWTQKLQSHGIKVVHVVPSCKLALKCEAAGVNAVVAEGFEAGGHNGLEEITTMALIPQVRKALAPEIPLLAAGGIASGEAMLATMALGAEGVQVGTRFAVTQESSAAEEFKKRCTAAGEGDTYLTLKQSMPTRVMLNDYGKEARRLSESGATKAQLEEFRGKGRTKKGIFDGDVTNGELEIGQIVSACKDVPTAAEVVERMVKEFHTRKAQLAKMNL; from the coding sequence ATGCAGGCGAATCGAGTCACATCGCTGTTTGGGGTGCAGTACCCCATCGTGCAGGGCGGCATGGTCTGGTGCAGTGGATGGCGTCTGGCGTCTGCCGTGAGCAACGCAGGTGGTCTCGGCCTCGTGGGCGCCGGTTCCATGAACTTCGACATTTTTCAGCACCACGTTCGTCGCTGCAAGGAGGCTTCGAAGAAGCCCTTCGGCGTCAATGTCCCTCTCAGCCGTGATATGGCGCAGTACATGGACTTCATCATTGAGGAGAAGGTGCCGATCGTGTTCACGAGTGCCGGCAGCCCTAAGCTGTGGACTCAGAAGCTACAGAGTCACGGCATTAAGGTGGTGCACGTCGTACCCAGCTGCAAGCTCGCCCTCAAGTGCGAGGCGGCAGGGGTCAACGCCGTCGTAGCTGAGGGGTTCGAGGCTGGTGGTCACAACGGGTTAGAGGAGATCACCACGATGGCGCTGATCCCGCAGGTGCGTAAGGCTCTGGCGCCTGAGATTCCCCTGCTCGCAGCGGGCGGCATTGCGAGTGGAGAAGCGATGCTGGCGACTATGGCCCTTGGTGCGGAGGGAGTCCAGGTAGGCACGCGCTTCGCGGTCACACAAGAAAGctcggcggcagaggagttCAAGAAGAGGTGCACGGCGGCAGGTGAGGGCGACACGTACCTCACACTGAAGCAGTCCATGCCGACTCGTGTCATGCTGAACGACTATGGCAAAGAGGCCCGCCGCCTCTCTGAATCTGGCGCCAccaaggcgcagctggaggagttCCGTGGAAAGGGCCGCACCAAAAAGGGCATATTCGACGGTGATGTAACGAACGGCGAGCTCGAGATTGGCCAAATCGTGTCCGCGTGCAAGGACGTTCCGACCGCTGCGGAGGTGGTAGAGCGCATGGTAAAGGAGTTCCACACGCGCAAGGCGCAGCTCGCCAAGATGAATCTGTAG